In one window of Tursiops truncatus isolate mTurTru1 chromosome 5, mTurTru1.mat.Y, whole genome shotgun sequence DNA:
- the MMAA gene encoding methylmalonic aciduria type A protein, mitochondrial, with the protein MNIPMLLQHPHRDFLKVLLRTLYRRYHFILPSSTHLRSGLPCAQPFSYLGLHHAKWMLPSNGLTRKLCLQTTLKEQTEGLSDKEQRLVDELYTGLIQGQRACLAEAITLIESTHNRKKELAQVLLQKVLVRHREQEKLNKGKPLAFRVGLSGPPGAGKSTFIEYFGKMLTERGHKLSVLAVDPSSCTSGGSLLGDKTRMTELSRDMNAYIRPSPTRGTLGGVTRTTNEAILLCEGGGYDIILIETVGVGQSEFAVADMVDMFVLLLPPAGGDELQGIKRGIIEMADLVAITKSDGDLVVPARRIQAEYVSALKLLRRRSGVWRPKVIRISARSGEGITEMWDTMKEFQDVMLASGELTAKRQKQQKVWMWNLIRENVVEHFRTHPTVREQIPLLEKRVLSGALSPGLAADLLLKAFKSRD; encoded by the exons ATGAATATTCCCATGCTGCTCCAACATCCTCATCGGGACTTCCTTAAAGTCCTTTTAAGAACACTTTACCGACGTTACCACTTCATCTTACCCTCAAGTACTCACCTCAGATCAGGACTTCCATGTGCTCAGCCATTCAGTTATCTCGGACTCCATCATGCAAAGTGGATGCTGCCGTCAAATGGTTTAACAAGAAAATTATGTCTGCAAACAACCTTAAAGGAACAGACAGAAGGACTTTCTGATAAAGAACAAAGGCTTGTGGATGAGCTTTATACTGGTTTAATCCAAGGGCAAAGGGCCTGCTTGGCGGAGGCCATAACTCTTATAGAATCAACTCACAACAGGAAGAAAGAGCTAGCCCAGGTGCTTCTTCAGAAAGTGTTAGTCCGccacagagaacaagagaaattaaataaaggaaaaccaCTAGCATTTCGAGTGG GATTGTCTGGGCCTCCTGGTGCTGGGAAGTCAACCTTTAtagaatattttggaaaaatgctTACTGAGAGAGGGCACAAATTATCTGTGCTGGCTGTGGACCCTTCTTCTTGTACTAGCGGTG GATCACTCTTAGGTGATAAAACCCGAATGACTGAGTTATCAAGAGATATGAATGCATACATCAGGCCATCTCCTACTAGAGGTACTTTAGGAGGTGTGACAAGGACCACAAACGAAGCTATTCTGTTGTGCGAAGGAGGTGGATATGACATAATTCTTATTGAAACCGTGG GTGTGGGGCAGTCGGAGTTTGCTGTTGCCGACATGGTTGACATGTTTGTTTTACTACTGCCGCCAGCAGGAGGAGATGAATTGCAG GGTATTAAAAGAGGTATAATTGAGATGGCAGACCTGGTGGCTATAACCAAATCTGATGGAGACTTGGTCGTGCCAGCTCGAAGGATACAAGCAGAGTATGTGAGCGCGCTGAAATTGCTCCGCAGGCGTTCAGGAGTCTGGAGACCAAAG GTAATTCGTATTTCTGCCAGAAGTGGAGAGGGGATCACTGAAATGTGGGATACAATGAAAGAATTCCAGGATGTGATGCTTGCCAGTGGGGAGCTGACTGCCAAGAGACAGAAGCAGCAGAAAGTTTGGATGTGGAACCTCATTCGGGAAAATGTGGTAGAACATTTCAGGACCCACCCCACAGTCCGGGAACAGATTCCTCTTCTGGAAAAAAGGGTTCTCAGTGGGGCCCTGTCCCCAGGACTAGCAGCAGACCTGTTGTTGAAAGCTTTTAAAAGCAGAGACTAA